A genomic segment from Glycine soja cultivar W05 chromosome 20, ASM419377v2, whole genome shotgun sequence encodes:
- the LOC114402261 gene encoding uncharacterized protein LOC114402261, with the protein MEKSKSFPEYSCSYTEFGFSERSNSYNFNGPNQKGNGFSASSDPELKRKKRIKAYNVLTVEGKLKTSVRNSFKWIKNKFSDIRYGV; encoded by the coding sequence ATGGAGAAAAGCAAGTCATTCCCTGAATACTCCTGCTCTTACACTGAATTTGGGTTCAGTGAAAGATCCAACTCATACAATTTCAATGGGCCAAACCAGAAGGGAAATGGGTTTTCTGCATCAAGTGATCCAGAACtcaagagaaagaagagaatcAAGGCCTATAATGTGTTGACAGTGGAGGGAAAGCTTAAAACAAGTGTCAGAAACAGCTTCAAGTGGATCAAGAACAAGTTCAGTGACATTCGCTATGGTGTGTGA